Within the Bacillus spongiae genome, the region TCAAGATCATCTTCAATTACCATATGACACGTTAAAGTGTCTAATCCAGATGTAATCGTCCAAATGTGTAGGTCGTGGACATCCTTTACTCCTTCAATTTCCAGCAAGACTGTTTTCACTTTATTTTGGTCAATTGTAATGGGTGTTCCCTCCATTAATATATGAACAGAGCTTTTAATAACACCCCAAGCACTTTTTAAAATTAATAAAGCAACAAGTACTGAGATAATCGGATCTGCAATATACCATGAGAATACTAACATTACGATTCCGGCTATAATTGCCCCGATGGATCCTAATGCATCTCCAATAACGTGTAAATAGGAGCTTCGTAAATTAACGTTATTTTTGACATCCCCTTTTCTCATCAATGTCCAGGCACTCACTACATTTGCTACTAATCCGACAGACGCAATTAAGATCATTGAGCCACTCGCTACCGTTGGTGGGTTTATTAATCGGTCATATGCTTCCCATACAATAAAACCAGCAATCACAAAGAGAGTTGCTCCATTAAAAAGGGCTGCTAAAATCTCAAAGCGATAAAATCCATACGTTTTATTAGCTGATGGAGGACGTGCCGCAAACCAAATGGCTACTAGGCTTAAAAATAACGAGCTTGCATCACTTAACATATGGCCAGAATCGGATAATAGCGCCAAACTATTCGTTATAAGTCCCCCGAAAAACTCTACTAGCATTATCCCCGTAGTAATAAATAAAGCAATAATTAATCCTTTTTTATTTCCCTCTCTTGTTTCTTCGAAATGATGATGGTGACCATGATGCGAATGCTCATGTCCATGCTGATGCCCCATATTCATTCCCCCTTTACCTATTTTTTCTCTTTGGCACTATAAAATTGAATGCTAAACCCTTATTTATGAATGTATATTTCAAATATAACATATATGAACATATATTCATATAAACATTTAAATGGTTTCTTTCAATTTTTTAATTATTAGGATGGTTGAAAGGAATTCCTCAACAAATGAACGGCGTGCAGCTACTTTACGCGTCTTTAGTCATTTCAAAAAACTGAAACATTGACTAAATGCCAGCTTCCCATGAAATCCATTTAAACTTCTATTAAGGTAAGTATCTTTCTAGTCTCCCCTTTAACTAAGCTTCGTAACTCTAAATGGATGTTACAAAGCTAGCAGGTTAACATGTATACTTATTTGTATACCTTCGTTATTAAACCTTAACATCCACTATTTAAAAAGAATGAATCAAGTTTTCTCCATTGAAAATAATAAAAAATCGCATAAAACCACAATGAAAGTGATTTCATTGTGGTTTTATTATTAAAAATGAATACGTTATACTATTAGACTATTAGTTAGTAATCACCTTAAAATATAAAACGACATTTCCTATAAATTTCAATAGGACTAATCATTTCTTAATTCCCAAAAAAAGTTACTTACTTTAAGGTAGATTTCCCAAATAAAATCACTATTCGAAAGCTGACGAACGATAAAATCGTATATATCGCCGATTGAAATGTCATTCTTTATTATTTTATTGATTAGATCCTTTATTACCTCTTCGAGAGTGCTTAGTTTTGGCTCTTCTACCGGTTCTTCCGGCTTCGGCTCTTCTACCGGTTCTTCTGGCTTCGGCTCTTCTACCGGTTCTTCTGGCTTCGGCTCTTCTACTGGTTCTTCTGGCTTCGGCTCTTCTACCGGCTCTTCTGGCTTCGGCTCTTCTACCGGCTCTTCTGGCTTCGGCTCTTCTACCGGTTCTTCTGGCTTCGGCTCTTCTACCGGCTCTTCTGGCTTCGGCTCTTCTACCGGTTCTTCCGGCTTCGGCTCTTCTACTGGTTCTTCTGGCTTCGGCTCTTCTACCGGTTCTTCTGGCTTCGGCTCTTCTACCGGTTCTTCTGGCTTCGGCTCTTCTACTGGTTCTTCTGGTTTCGGCTCTTCTACCGGTTCTTGTGGCTTCGGCTCTTCTACTGGTTCTTGTGGCTTCGGCTCTTCTACCGGCTCTTCTACCGGTTCTTCTGGCTTCGGCTCTTTAACTGGGTATTCCGGTTCAGGTTTTACTACTGGATATTCCCGATCAGGTTTTTTTATTGGGTCTTGTGATTGCACTGTATCTAATCGATCTTGCCCTTCTATCAGGCTAAATGGTGATAATGCCTCTGTTGAATCTCTATCTCTTTTTTTAGGACGATCATATTCTTGAATTTGATCATTAACGTGAGCGTCAGTCTCTTTTGTCCAAGTCTCATCTTTGTTCCCATTCTCTCTATTTTTCATTTTGGTGTGTTGTAAAACGACTTGTTCAAAATCTATCTCATTGACAGCAGTATCACGATTTCCCGAATTGTTATTCATCCTTTTTTTGTATAGTGATTTGATAACTTTATAATCTTCTTCAGTAATTTCATTCTCTATTAAAAAGCTTAACTTCTCAATATTTTCATCTAATTCATTTATCGATTTTGACTTAATTTCGTCAACAGTTAAAACATCTTCATCAAAAGAGCTTATTTGAGAAATCATGTATTTCCCTAGGGAGACGCCTTCTTTTTGAGCATCTACTCTTACTTCTTTAGGTACGTTTACAACATAAATTTTCCCTTTTCTCTCTGAATTAGTAGAGGTAACAGTTGAATATATTTTATTTTGTAGTAAATTCTTGATTTCCTTATCTTCAAAAGTCATTGCCACTAAGATTTCTTGGGAAGAATTTATTACCCCTTCATCTTGAGCAATTTTCATTAATTGAGGAAATACTTCATCAAATTCTTTATATTTCCAATCACTTAATTCTTTTAAGATTGGGTCAGCTTTGTCGTTATATGATACTATGTCAATAATTTGACCCTCATCATTCATTATAAACTCTGCACTAAAATTCATATCAAGAGAAACATATGCAGATGCATGTCCATTCTGAAAAGGATTGGAGAGGTTAAACAATAAGGTGATTGTTGCGACAACTATTGCGACCTTTTGGTATGTACGTAAAAAACTTCGTACTTTCTTCTGCTTCAGTTCAGTATAGGTAATTTCTTCTCCTATTTGACAATCTAATCGTTCTGCTTTAACAAATACTCCTGATGAATTTAAGATAATTAAATAGTTTTTGTGTTTCTCTAATACTATACCTTTATTCATGATGCGACTCCTCTTATCATCTCTTGAGTTAGTTCATAAAATAGTTTTGTAAGTGAGGGTAATCCCCTTCTAGCAATAGAACTACCGCAATGATATATTTACCATTCCTTTCAAACTTTCCCTTTTTAATATCGGTTTTCTCCATTAACTCTTTAGGAGGTAATTTACCTGTTTTCATAAGCTTATTTTTAATCTCTAGATCATCTATAATCGTCACAGCAATTTCTTTCATTTTTTCACGTGAATGTTGATGTTTCGGCGAAGAGGCAACCACATCTGCGAAAGTTAGTCCAAATTTTTTAAGAGCTTTGCTGTACTCCGCTATTTCTTCCCTTCTTTTTTCTGGAGCCTGTTTTGCTTTATCTCGTTTCATTGAACCTTCAACCTCAGTTAAACTTCCCACTCTTTCTCCTTTTTTATTTGGAGCATCGTTAAAAGAAGGACGTTTAAGATTTTTCGCATTAACTTTTATGTAATCCATTAAAAAGGAGGTTGGTGTGCCTTTATTTCTAAGATGTTTAAACATAATCATTACCTCTACTCTAAATATTACGAACATGTTACAGTTTTTTTGGGTATTGTAACATTTTATTTATTAGTGTATTCCTATATTACTACTATTTCCCCGCTATGAAAAAGGAAATATTTCTAAAATACACAAATTTTTATTTATTTTTTTCTTCACTACGCATGATAGATAGCTACCTTTCCTAAAATTGCTTTAAACTAAGAAGGAACGTTGAGAAGAAAAAGGAGATAGAAGGTCCTTCAATAGCCAATCTTTTTGAATGTTAAGTTCCTTAAACACTTCCATAAAGATGAGAAATCCATGATCCATATACCTCCAGTTCATCCTACTTCTCCTGTATAATTAGTTACTATTATCCTTCAAAGACTAAATAACAAATTCAAACGAATGATATTAAAGCTATGAACTAAAAGAGCTATACCTTTTCTTTTTGATTGGTAAGGGTCAACACCCTAGCCATTTGTCTTTGGATAAGTTGAAAATCCTAGGAATTTATTAACAGGGGAGTACTGCTTTTGTAAGGATTTCATTAATTCTTGAGATGCGTTTAAATTTTGCTGTACGAGCTCATGGGGAGTTAACGCCAACCATTGATTAAGTGAAATATCCATATATTGATCTGTTCTAAAAATAGCCAAAAACCACAGTGTTTCTGTACCAATGTTTTGAATGTAATGCCCAAACACTCTAGGTACATATCCGACATCTCCTGCACGATAATTAAATGTTCGAGAAGTACCATTGGATGCAAACACAGACATTCGTGCCTTTCCCGTTAAATAATATTGCCATTCATCAGCATTTGGATGCCAATGCATTTCACGAATTCCACCTGGCTTCACTTCCACTAACGCTGCCGCTGTCGTTTTGGATACTTTAAAGGTAGTAGAATCTACAATTCTTACTGTTCCTCCACTAGATTCAATTGGCTTTTGTGCAAGTAATCGATGAGTAAAGGTTAACGGCACGGTTCCATTTGGGGAGAGCACGCGATCACTTTCTATAGATCCAGGAACCGTGGATTGATAAATATAGCGCTGTTTTTTCGGGATACCTGCTAAAGAACTTATCGGGACACCAAAGTTTGCAGAAAGTACCTCTTTTGGAGTATGTGCAAACCAATCTGAGACCGAAAATGTGTCAAGGTCAGAAAAGCTCCCGTCATCAAAAACGAGTAAAAACTCACAGCCCCCTTTCAATCCTTGAATTGAATGTGGAATGCCTGAAGGAAAATACCATAAATCACCCGGGCCAACGTCTGCTATAAAGTTTCTACCCTTTTGATCCACTGCTGTGATGCGAGCATGCCCCCAAATCATATAAGCCCATTCCGACTCCTTGTGCCAATGAAGTTCACGAACCCCTCCTTCCGTTAGCGACATGTTTACACCCGCAAGCTGTGTCGCAATGGGAAGCTCTCTTTCCGTGATTTGCCTAGACCAGCCTCCCTTATCTAAGTTCATATACGTGTCAGAAAAAGAAAACTTCAAATTTGGGATTGTTCCAGCATCTGTCATAGGAGGGACTAGCATATCTGGATTTTCCTTGTCTCGCATGACGTCACGTGGACCAAGATCTACAAAACCAGCTCCGTCTTCTCTTATTGGTTGCGGTATCTCCATCTGTTTTTTCTCTCGTTTCTTCACATGGATAACTCCTTTCCTTCGTCGTTCCTTTACCTCCAATTTATTCTGTACCCCGGAGTATATGCCAAGTGAAAGAAATCATGAGCTCTTTTATAGATATTAAGTAAGGAGTGTTTTCACAATAAGAAAACCGGTAAGAGTAAATGGCGACAACGAGCATCATCATGAGATAAATGAGAGGTTTTGACGGCCTATATAAGTAAAAAACACTTCATTGAAAAGGAATTTTGTTATGTAGTGAAAAATAATAGATGTTCAATATATAAAACATCTTTTTGAGGGTACGTCGCTACTGCTTCTCTCTAACTTCTATAAAGGCCACCTTAAGATATTGTTACACAAAGCTTAAAATTCTTTGACCCTCTTTAATCATCTCCAAATAGATAAACAACGCCATTTCTAGGTCGATTAAATTTTGGTCCCTTAAAGCCTCTCTTTCGTAACTCCCTCCTTAAATAAAACATAGTGCCTCCATGACTAACAATAAGTACGTTATCCTTTGAATGTAAGGCTATATCCAAAGCTTTGTTCAATCGATTTAACACCTCACTCTTTTTTTCTAGTTGTGACTTATGGTTCAAGAGCCATGCCAACCTTATACAGAATAAATGAACAAATAGAGGGAGTTTAATTTTTGACTGAAAGATAGGTGAAAGAGAAATCTCTCGTAATTCATCAACATAGACGATAGTTCCATCGAAACACTTCTCTGCTGTCGCTTTAGCTCTCGATAAATCGCTAGAGAAACATTTTTCCCATTGAATATTACATAAGTTCACCTCTATTTCCTCAACATCCGATTCGTCATATTCGGTAACCCAACTCATTAATTCATCAGACGTAACCATTTTACTTGGGTACCCTCTCGTCACTTTGAAATGACGAATTAGTCCAACTTTCATAAATGATTCATTTCCTTTCCTCTAAAAATTGTATACTGTTCTTATTCAACTAAAATAGAAAGCTTCCCTTTTAATTTATGAAAATGAACCGCTACCAAATTGGGACCTCATTGTTACAATTAACGCCGCTTCCCTTCACTAAAGACTATACTACTTGCTCGTTTTACTCCGTTGATACGATTGGCTCAAATACCTTTTGAATTTCACTCTGTTTCATCAATTTATCAATCCTACACTAATCAATTATCATTCTAATTTTATACTGGATTTTCTAACAACGGTAGAAAGGTCACCTTGGAAATTTAAAAATGGTACGAAAAGAAAGTCAGATGAAAGAAATAGAAGAATATTACCTATATACTGCCATTACTCTGCTTTGAGTAAGGTCGTTTTTTCTAAAGATTAATTTATAAGTAATTATTAGGTAGAATATGAAGCATCCATTCGTTAAGATAATTTTATAAAAAGATAATTTTCAAAATAATTTTATTGAAGGATGTAGGAATTTTATATGAAAAGCTTAACTTTTATTAAAGATTTTAAGAAGAATCCGACACTAAGACATAGCTTTAATGATTTAGCTACACAAATTTTTGGGATTAATTTTGAAGAATGGTATCAAAAAGGGTTCTGGAACGACCGTTACATTCCATTTTCTTATGTTGAAGAAGATAAAGTGATTGCAAATGTTTCAGTCAATATTCTGGATATGGTGGTACAAGGTGAGGTAAAGAATGTAATACAAATAGGTACTGTTATGACGCATCCTCATTACCGAAATCAAGGTCTTTCAACTAGCTTAATGAACAAGGTCTTACAAGAGTATGAAGATAAATGTGATTTTTTTTATTTATTTGCCAATCAAGATGTTCTAGAATTCTATCCTAAGTTTGGATTTGAAACGGTTAATGAGTACCAATATTCCATGCAGTCTTCTTCAACTCAAACCATTTCACAACATGATATTCAGAAGCTTGATGGGAAAAATCCTGATGACCTAAACTTTATATCTCGTTTTGCTTCTGAGAGAGTACCAACTTCAAATTATTTTAGTACAATTAATGCTCAAGGACTCCTGATGTTTTATTGTATATATGTCTTTAATGATCATATTTATTATTTGAAAGATGAAGACATCATTATCATTTATGAGCAAAAAGGTAATAAAATAGATATATATGATATTATCAGCAAAAATGATGTTCAGATTCATAAAATAATTAATAAGATTACTAATGGAAGTGATCTAAACATAGTGTTTCACTACACCCCTAATTTTAATGAGATTAATACTAAATGTGATAATTTCGCCGGAGATGATGTACTATTCGTTAAACCTAGTCATAATAATCAGTTTCCATCAAGCATTAAGCACCCTCTTACTTCTAAAGCTTAAGAATTATTCTAATACAGCGCTAGAGTTGATTAACATGACGATTATAAGTAAACAAATAATAGAAATATAAGAAAAATAGTCTTTACTCCATAACTGGAGCTTTTCTGTAATAGAAAAGCTCTTTTCTTTTTGCACCCGGGCATAAAGAAGAATGATTTGCAGTGTATGAAGAGCCTAAGTTAATGCTAAATGTGGGTTTATTTACTAAGTGAAATTTGAACTCATTTTTATTATATTTTATTTAAGAAACATCGTTACAATGAGGAATGAGGATACAAAGATGGGGATCATGGGGATCATTATATTCTTAATTTTATTATTATGTTTAGGCTTATTCTTTTTATGGATGGCTATTTTTGGTAAAAATAAAGATATTGAAGATATTGGACCCGATATACCAGCGGACTATTTTGACTTGTTTCTAATATTAATTTATAAACTATCCCCGTCTATCATAAGAAGGATACTTTTATTTTTATTAGGATTAAGTATTGAAATTATAGCTATCTACGCACTATTTCAAGTCTTAAGCTAATGAGAAAAGTAATCGTTTTAAAAAGAATCCATTTTGATGATCATTTTCAAAATGGATTCTTTTTGTTAGCGAAAATGTATTAAGATTTAAAAATGATTCTTTTTACGAAGGAAGTAGTTCAAACATATCTTTCCAGTTGATAACTATTCCTCTAAAATCAACCCTGACCAGGTTTCACCACTTTATCTTTATGACGTAACTTAATAATCCACATCAGGAATAATAGTAGTAACGGTAAAAGAATCGCAACAATCAACTCCATTGACCTTAGTATAAAAAGCCACTCTTCCACACTTCTTGCAATCTGTACAAAGAATGAGAAACCAAATGAAAGGAGTAATAAACTTGCAATTGAAATTCGCGGGGATATGTTTGGCATTGCTTGCCTAAGAAATTGATCTGCTCCCCAATAAAACGAGACAATTGTAATGAGGATTTCTCCAATAAAAAGGTGAGTTACAAAATTTTCAGTCCTTTCCATAAATGGAAACTCAACATATTCGAGCATGGTTATGACAGGAAACATATCGTTTAAAAGTTGATTAAAGCTAAAAAAGCCAAACGCAATGAAACATGTAACTAAGTAAATAAACGAAAGTAATAGATGGGCATAAACTAATGGTTTAATTAACGACTGATTTTTTGCCATGTATGGGACAAAAAGTAAGGAGAGCTCGTATCCTAAAAAGGCAAAGGCTACTCGTAAGCCACTCCGCAATAAATCCTTTTCCCCCTCAAAAAAGAAAGGAGATAGTCGCTTAAATTCAAATTCCGGGATGTGAAATCCTAATAAAAAGGCAATGAGGATTGTCGAAAAAAAAATGACCGCAAATTTACCAATGTGAACAATTCCGCCACGAACAAGCCAGTACGATATAAACAAAGTGATAAGGATAAAGACTGACTTTGGCATTGTAGGATAATAAAGCATCAAAATCAGCAGTTCAAAATCACGTGCAATAATAACGGCTAGGGCACTAAAGAGCAATGCTAAACAAACATAGAGAGGACGTGAAATAAACTTAGGTAGGACATCATTCATTAGTTGAAAAATGGTTCTTCCCTTTCCAAAATGAAACACTAATCCGATTAATAAAATATTGATAAACAAAATGATGGAGACAATGAGAATGCCACTCCAACCATTTGTACCGAAGGCTTCGGCTGTAAGGCGAGGGATACTAAAAATACCTACTCCAATTTGGATCATATAAAGTAGCATCAATACTTGATAAGAATGAAGCTTTTCCTGCATAATTGGCACCTATCCATCCAAATGTCTTTTCGTTTTTTTTGTAGTATTTTCCACTCATTAGAAATTATTCCTATTGACTTCTTTTACGTTAACTATTAATAGTTTCGACAATCTGATGATATTAGATAAACGACATGGTTGGTTATAATCCTGTTACTAAATAGATAATTTTGAACAAGGAGGAATTCTTTTGATATTTCATAAGGAATTGTTTTGAGAGGGAAAACCGATACTGGCTAAACAGACTTTGAATATGGAGAGGATAAGGATAGAAAGGTATTTCTTTACCTCAACTGTTAATAGTAGGAGAGATCAGAAAAGTAAAATATTTCTCTAAGAAATATGAATTGAGAAAGAATGAAAGCTACAAACATGTAAAAAAATGTCCATTGTGTGGATTGGAACACCATTACTTTGTGCTTTAATATTTTTTGGGCAGACGGAAAAATGAAGAAAAAGCATGTTTGCTATGAATGTGAACGTGAAGAATATCATCGTTCTCGCTACATGAATAGAGTGATTGAGGAAAAGTGAGAAAAAGAACGAATTAAAAGAGAACTTCACATAAAAGAATACGAAATAGAGATATTGAATCAGTTATTAAAATTACAACATTAAGGTGATTCAAAATAGACAAAGTTTAATACTATACATTTTATTAGTAAAAATAAACCTAAATGATTTTTCGAAACAGTAAATATTTACTATTTTTTCCTTTGAGAACTATTTATTGGTATATTTTGTTATAATTCAACTTGGATAATATGTTTTTAGAGGTGATAGTTATAAGAAAAATATTTTTTTTATTAGTGATTAGTATTGTAATA harbors:
- a CDS encoding GNAT family N-acetyltransferase; amino-acid sequence: MKSLTFIKDFKKNPTLRHSFNDLATQIFGINFEEWYQKGFWNDRYIPFSYVEEDKVIANVSVNILDMVVQGEVKNVIQIGTVMTHPHYRNQGLSTSLMNKVLQEYEDKCDFFYLFANQDVLEFYPKFGFETVNEYQYSMQSSSTQTISQHDIQKLDGKNPDDLNFISRFASERVPTSNYFSTINAQGLLMFYCIYVFNDHIYYLKDEDIIIIYEQKGNKIDIYDIISKNDVQIHKIINKITNGSDLNIVFHYTPNFNEINTKCDNFAGDDVLFVKPSHNNQFPSSIKHPLTSKA
- a CDS encoding oxalate decarboxylase family bicupin, whose amino-acid sequence is MEIPQPIREDGAGFVDLGPRDVMRDKENPDMLVPPMTDAGTIPNLKFSFSDTYMNLDKGGWSRQITERELPIATQLAGVNMSLTEGGVRELHWHKESEWAYMIWGHARITAVDQKGRNFIADVGPGDLWYFPSGIPHSIQGLKGGCEFLLVFDDGSFSDLDTFSVSDWFAHTPKEVLSANFGVPISSLAGIPKKQRYIYQSTVPGSIESDRVLSPNGTVPLTFTHRLLAQKPIESSGGTVRIVDSTTFKVSKTTAAALVEVKPGGIREMHWHPNADEWQYYLTGKARMSVFASNGTSRTFNYRAGDVGYVPRVFGHYIQNIGTETLWFLAIFRTDQYMDISLNQWLALTPHELVQQNLNASQELMKSLQKQYSPVNKFLGFSTYPKTNG
- a CDS encoding anti-sigma factor domain-containing protein; the encoded protein is MNKGIVLEKHKNYLIILNSSGVFVKAERLDCQIGEEITYTELKQKKVRSFLRTYQKVAIVVATITLLFNLSNPFQNGHASAYVSLDMNFSAEFIMNDEGQIIDIVSYNDKADPILKELSDWKYKEFDEVFPQLMKIAQDEGVINSSQEILVAMTFEDKEIKNLLQNKIYSTVTSTNSERKGKIYVVNVPKEVRVDAQKEGVSLGKYMISQISSFDEDVLTVDEIKSKSINELDENIEKLSFLIENEITEEDYKVIKSLYKKRMNNNSGNRDTAVNEIDFEQVVLQHTKMKNRENGNKDETWTKETDAHVNDQIQEYDRPKKRDRDSTEALSPFSLIEGQDRLDTVQSQDPIKKPDREYPVVKPEPEYPVKEPKPEEPVEEPVEEPKPQEPVEEPKPQEPVEEPKPEEPVEEPKPEEPVEEPKPEEPVEEPKPEEPVEEPKPEEPVEEPKPEEPVEEPKPEEPVEEPKPEEPVEEPKPEEPVEEPKPEEPVEEPKPEEPVEEPKPEEPVEEPKPEEPVEEPKLSTLEEVIKDLINKIIKNDISIGDIYDFIVRQLSNSDFIWEIYLKVSNFFWELRND
- a CDS encoding GerAB/ArcD/ProY family transporter, coding for MQEKLHSYQVLMLLYMIQIGVGIFSIPRLTAEAFGTNGWSGILIVSIILFINILLIGLVFHFGKGRTIFQLMNDVLPKFISRPLYVCLALLFSALAVIIARDFELLILMLYYPTMPKSVFILITLFISYWLVRGGIVHIGKFAVIFFSTILIAFLLGFHIPEFEFKRLSPFFFEGEKDLLRSGLRVAFAFLGYELSLLFVPYMAKNQSLIKPLVYAHLLLSFIYLVTCFIAFGFFSFNQLLNDMFPVITMLEYVEFPFMERTENFVTHLFIGEILITIVSFYWGADQFLRQAMPNISPRISIASLLLLSFGFSFFVQIARSVEEWLFILRSMELIVAILLPLLLLFLMWIIKLRHKDKVVKPGQG
- a CDS encoding cation diffusion facilitator family transporter is translated as MGHQHGHEHSHHGHHHHFEETREGNKKGLIIALFITTGIMLVEFFGGLITNSLALLSDSGHMLSDASSLFLSLVAIWFAARPPSANKTYGFYRFEILAALFNGATLFVIAGFIVWEAYDRLINPPTVASGSMILIASVGLVANVVSAWTLMRKGDVKNNVNLRSSYLHVIGDALGSIGAIIAGIVMLVFSWYIADPIISVLVALLILKSAWGVIKSSVHILMEGTPITIDQNKVKTVLLEIEGVKDVHDLHIWTITSGLDTLTCHMVIEDDLDSQKILQLAINKINSEFKIEHTTIQIEHSSIDHSDLKI
- a CDS encoding histidine phosphatase family protein; this translates as MKVGLIRHFKVTRGYPSKMVTSDELMSWVTEYDESDVEEIEVNLCNIQWEKCFSSDLSRAKATAEKCFDGTIVYVDELREISLSPIFQSKIKLPLFVHLFCIRLAWLLNHKSQLEKKSEVLNRLNKALDIALHSKDNVLIVSHGGTMFYLRRELRKRGFKGPKFNRPRNGVVYLFGDD